In a single window of the Drosophila albomicans strain 15112-1751.03 chromosome 3, ASM965048v2, whole genome shotgun sequence genome:
- the LOC117571004 gene encoding telomere-associated protein RIF1 — translation MDVDAEEGQAYHTVQLSTKEMLKNNRRQHYCKMIDLLASSCKASGLVNTSFTNEELVQFWLGDIAPLMFDDDRSIQNSAVAALAEALVALDVTVIHEAKCWPQLRSEFVTNYTKNIGEMRDAKNNNWHKIWTLLVQIMDSELLRGCTYINKFLAVVELGFRNPDNGVRSEAFLCWRVLIKIFAAYNELAAGKRLRLLLIPLRTSQSRSAHVSSIKLRVWWYLITCLEDELPKLFDNVVEYFLSFLFGSGSSKAQATGLAHSYQTAREMALPCLVALWNMEPASEGLQRSLRELRLETLSQPSPLMNIEHMQEHWRPMLAAVIAAIKLVSQQDESTEAEQELLHLLLRNLTLAMHKLRVAPFIVASCAELQKTLSGDGRIVRSFFNTYAGAAVVSERVDSLSVLEAYMKLCLKARSEVPPAILQRCITLIYAPEQLEAHNTSEFRLLNDFAVLLMQSNDDDDYEAFGVKLHIWRQLSQSLLSYLRENPLEYRVAHNAMLLDNWILWPLQSCASFAGRRAHSAFDGVFCEQWKQLVNAGHNANERKEFVGQLKTALVDLLKNSSKEEPHFAELFDIYVGAVLKLGICKDAPLYKDVFGVLQALFERPALSQSLLEGCLNTLRNLLLELRQNELMVIFDALKPTLAAALQCWSKRKCDGSFLNEWKRAIQEKFRKLAMKSMTNQLKELFKGDDLFVIIPSVWSLNPDKLTDRQKERFAEKSDIPALYNDMSQSQDSSIKPWTPKKVVIAKSKQSELAIGGDKEDGNEANDDVVVIDESPPEELPVVPATPTRRRQTIDEVHSTEKYNFRKPRTPPEEEERATNKSSTGTNEDTPIRQTRQRASQKDNKAEQPAAAAATEKLRSPRKQSAPATPTTAAVSKPVVSLANKSKDAVKAINMQSEDLFADLATPTPLQPSGHLPSELAKKASSAPETQLSSSPEQLPAELITEPLPAAEMSPRKCTPRLCNLNSPPDRKQTNNSSSPTLRPKPSAHLTGRGAQLINMIRNKKLDTAALSSSSSTSSSASSLAGPSTRSQLTPARLTERSELVSTPTCELNELPVEHTSTPILQAKELLIFSKRLPSPSASPSASILKRKLRCESVDDFESPAMKRKRVSFHDPPVSVTKEYLRDADETRSNKSKRCLLPDKTATTASPSEARQALKRRGRLDSIIEIEKFAHEQTARSADKSMDKSQDAIEDEAFVTLKWNETTTMTNTSHVADKPETDGAATTSTTTVLPRRDLAILDTDAALDLVVEQCSLDNVLERYFAKASGSNLKSAHTLAKFLSHQMNSNDKLKTSVLETLSENHSKEFLDHAVRENLSSVVCDRLNPNSVLEYICAKSKINNSCRSNLLAQVPAMIRLEAERMSLLQQLLQQCSPSDDQLLDLIGQLMQLRADKTGERNSNSAGNSCGGIANDDDNVAETAADSSSNL, via the exons ATGGATGTTGATGCAGAAGAGGGTCAAGCGTACCACACGGTGCAGTTGTCTACAAAAGAAATGCTAAAAAACAATCGACGTCAACATTACTGCAAA atGATTGACCTCCTCGCCAGCAGCTGCAAAGCTTCAGGTTTGGTAAACACCTCGTTCACTAACGAGGAGCTCGTTCAATTCTGGTTGGGCGACATTGCGCCTCTGATGTTTGATGATGATCGCAGTATACAGAATAGCGCTGTTGCTGCGCTAGCTGAGGCTCTGGTTGCCCTAGATGTGACTGTCATACATGAGGCCAAGTGCTGGCCACAATTGCGCAGCGAGTTTGTCACAAACTACACAAAGAACATTGGCGAGATGCGCGATGCCAAGAACAATAATTGGCACAAAATCTGGACCCTATTGGTGCAGATCATGGACAGCGAACTGCTTCGCGGCTGCACCTACATCAACAAATTCCTGGCAGTCGTCGAACTGGGCTTTCGCAATCCCGACAACGGTGTGCGCTCCGAGGCCTTCCTTTGCTGGCGTGTGCTCATCAAGATCTTTGCCGCCTACAATGAGCTGGCGGCGGGCAAACGATTGAGGCTTTTGCTTATACCCTTGCGCACATCGCAGTCGCGTTCAGCACACGTCAGCAGCATAAAGTTGCGTGTGTGGTGGTATCTGATCACTTGCCTGGAAGATGAGCTGCCAAAATTATTTGACAATGTGGTCGAATACTTCTTGAGCTTCCTCTTTGGTAGCGGCTCCAGCAAGGCACAAGCCACAGGCTTGGCGCACAGCTATCAGACAGCCCGTGAAATGGCCTTGCCCTGCCTCGTTGCACTGTGGAACATGGAGCCAGCGTCGGAGGGATTGCAACGCAGCTTACGCGAGCTACGCCTCGAGACGCTCTCACAACCATCGCCGCTGATGAACATCGAACACATGCAGGAGCACTGGCGTCCCATGCTGGCAGCCGTTATAGCGGCAATTAAATTGGTTTCCCAGCAGGATGAAAGCACCGAGGCTGAGCAGGAGCTgctgcacctgctgctgcGCAATCTGACGCTCGCGATGCACAAGCTGCGCGTCGCTCCGTTCATTGTAGCCAGCTGTGCGGAGCTGCAGAAGACACTGTCTGGAGATGGACGCATTGTGCGCTCCTTCTTCAACACATACGCTGGCGCCGCTGTGGTGTCGGAACGCGTCGACTCGTTGTCAGTGCTGGAAGCCTACATGAAGCTCTGCCTAAAAGCGCGCTCCGAAGTGCCGCCTGCCATACTGCAGCGTTGCATTACACTCATCTATGCGCCCGAGCAACTGGAGGCTCACAACACCAGCGAATTTCGGCTGCTCAACGACTTTGCCGTGCTGCTGATGCAAagcaacgatgacgatgattaCGAAGCCTTTGGCGTCAAGTTGCACATTTGGCGACAGCTATCGCAATCGCTGCTTAGCTATCTGCGCGAGAATCCCCTCGAATATCGTGTGGCCCACAATGCCATGCTACTGGACAACTGGATTTTGTGGCCGCTGCAGTCGTGCGCCAGTTTTGCGGGACGTCGTGCGCACAGCGCCTTCGATGGTGTCTTCTGTGAGCAGTGGAAGCAACTCGTCAATGCCGGTCACAATGCCAACGAACGTAAAGAATTTGTCGGCCAACTGAAGACAGCTCTTGTTGATCTGCTGAAGAACAGCAGTAAAGAGGAGCCACATTTTGCGGAGCTCTTTGATATATATGTTGGCGCAGTGCTCAAGCTGGGCATCTGCAAGGATGCACCGCTCTACAAAGACGTTTTCGGCGTGCTACAGGCGCTCTTTGAGCGTCCAGCGTTGTCGCAGTCTCTTCTCGAGGGATGCCTCAACACGCTGCGCAATCTGCTGTTGGAGCTGCGACAGAACGAGCTGATGGTCATCTTTGATGCACTGAAACCAACGCTGGCCGCTGCTCTGCAATGCTGGAGCAAACGTAAGTGTGACGGTAGCTTCCTCAACGAGTGGAAACGCGCCATACAGGAGAAGTTCCGCAAGCTGGCGATGAAGAGCATGACCAATCAACTGAAGGAGCTGTTCAAGGGCGACGATCTGTTTGTTATCATTCCGTCCGTGTGGAGTCTGAATCCCGACAAGCTTACCGATCGTCAGAAGGAACGTTTCGCCGAAAAGTCCGACATACCAGCTCTCTACAACGACATGAGTCAGTCGCAGGACTCGTCCATCAAGCCCTGGACACCCAAGAAAGTGGTGATTGCCAAGAGCAAGCAGTCGGAACTGGCCATTGGCGGCGATAAGGAGGATGGCAACGAGGCTAACGATGACGTTGTGGTCATCGATGAATCGCCCCCAGAAGAGTTGCCAGTGGTgccagccacgcccacgcgTCGCCGTCAAACCATCGATGAAGTGCATAGCACTGAAAAGTACAATTTCCGCAAACCACGCACACCACCTGAAGAAGAGGAGCGGGCTACAAACAAATCCTCAACCGGCACCAATGAGGACACACCCATTCGGCAGACGCGCCAACGCGCTTCGCAAAAAGACAACAAAGCCGAGCAACctgcagctgcggctgctACCGAAAAATTGCGCTCACCTCGCAAACAATCGGCGCCAGCAACCCCGACGACAGCAG CTGTCAGCAAACCGGTTGTATCTCTTGCTAACAAGTCGAAAGATGCTGTTAAAGCCATTAACATGCAAAGCGAGGATTTATTTGCCGATTtggcaacaccaacaccactACAGCCAAGTGGACATCTGCCTTCCGAGCTGGCCAAGAAGGCATCAAGTGCGCCGGAAACCCAGCTGAGCTCCTCACCCGAACAGCTGCCAGCGGAGCTCATCACCGAACCCTTGCCCGCAGCAGAGATGTCGCCTAGGAAATGCACACCACGACTATGCAATCTG AACTCTCCGCCGGATCGCAAGCAGACCAACAACTCGTCGAGTCCCACGCTGCGTCCCAAACCTTCAGCTCATCTGACAGGACGTGGCGCACAGCTGATCAATATGATAAGGAACAAGAAACTGGATACTGCAGCgctctcctcttcctcctctaCCTCCAGCTCCGCCTCGTCGTTAGCCGGACCCTCGACACGTAGCCAGTTGACGCCAGCGCGTCTCACAGAGCGCTCTGAGCTGGTGTCGACGCCCACCTGCGAGCTGAACGAACTGCCCGTGGAACACACATCGACGCCCATACTGCAGGCCAAAGAACTGTTGATCTTCTCGAAACGATTGCCCTCGCCATCGGCTAGTCCATCAGCATCCATACTGAAGCGCAAGTTGCGCTGCGAAAGCGTGGATGACTTTGAGTCGCCGGCAATGAAACGCAAGCGCGTCAGCTTCCACGATCCACCCGTTTCGGTGACCAAAGAGTATTTGCGAGATGCCGACGAGACGCGCAGCAACAAGTCAAAGCGTTGCCTGCTGCCGGacaagacagcaacaacagcatcgcCATCGGAGGCACGACAGGCGTTGAAGCGACGCGGTCGCTTGGATAGCATCATTGAGATTGAGAAGTTTGCCCATGAACAGACGGCCAGAAGTGCGGACAAGTCGATGGACAAGAGTCAGGATGCCATTGAGGATGAGGCATTCGTCACGCTCAAGTGGAATGAAACCACAACAATGACAAACACCAGCCACGTTGCCGATAAGCCAGAAACAGAtggggcagcaacaacaagcacaacaacagtaTTGCCCCGGCGTGACTTGGCCATTTTGGACACAGATGCCGCACTGGATCTGGTGGTGGAGCAATGCTCGCTGGACAATGTGCTGGAGCGCTACTTTGCCAAGGCCAGTGGCTCCAATCTCAAGAGCGCTCACACTCTGGCCAAATTCCTGTCGCATCAGATGAATAGCAACGACAAGTTGAAGACCAGCGTGCTGGAAACGCTCTCGGAGAATCATTCCAAGGAGTTTCTGGATCATGCCGTGCGCGAGAATCTCTCGTCCGTCGTGTGCGATCGTCTCAATCCCAACTCCGTGCTGGAGTACATCTGCGCCAAGTCCAAGATCAACAACAGCTGCCGCAGCAATCTGTTGGCCCAGGTGCCGGCCATGATACGCCTGGAAGCGGAGCGTATGTCGCTGCtccagcaactgctgcagcagtGCAGCCCCAGCGATGACCAGTTGCTCGATCTCATTGGCCAGCTGATGCAGTTGCGCGCCGACAAGACCGGCgaacgcaacagcaacagcgccGGCAACAGCTGCGGGGGCATcgccaacgacgacgacaatgtGGCCGAAACCGCTGCAGACTCATCCTCAAATTTGTGA